One segment of Mycolicibacterium sp. YH-1 DNA contains the following:
- a CDS encoding serine/threonine protein phosphatase — translation MTAVRAAHHQRVSALLGSRSDVELAELVGTGRAISVGVGGGSELIDVDSVPVFCKRIPLTDREVADSRSTANLFDLPMFCQYGIGGPGFNAWRELAANILVTDAVLAGETQSFPILYHWRVLPGRSPVAAEHADIDAVVAAQGGSPAVRARLEALAAATCSLVLFCEYIPHPITDWLRKNPADKAVAVERQLSEIVTFLRDRKLLHMDGHFGNIRTDMERIYLSDFGLATSPQFHLSPTERDFTAQHLTHDAGYAAMRLVNWLVTDVCGVPSGGPVAHNEYVLQCAAGRIPDDVPPTVAAILTRHAPAAAKMDAFYGRLFHGDLHAEYPEI, via the coding sequence ATGACAGCTGTCAGAGCTGCCCATCACCAGAGAGTCTCGGCGTTGCTGGGGTCCCGCAGCGATGTTGAGCTCGCTGAGCTGGTAGGCACCGGTCGAGCCATAAGCGTGGGTGTGGGTGGTGGTTCGGAGCTTATCGACGTCGACAGCGTGCCGGTGTTCTGCAAGCGGATCCCGCTGACCGACCGGGAGGTCGCCGACTCTCGCTCCACAGCGAACCTGTTCGATCTGCCGATGTTCTGCCAGTACGGTATCGGCGGACCAGGGTTCAACGCCTGGCGAGAGCTGGCCGCGAACATCCTCGTCACCGACGCCGTGCTGGCCGGCGAGACGCAATCGTTCCCGATCCTCTACCACTGGCGGGTCCTACCTGGCCGGTCGCCGGTCGCCGCCGAACACGCCGACATCGACGCCGTCGTCGCCGCCCAGGGCGGTTCCCCGGCCGTGCGGGCCCGTCTCGAAGCTCTGGCCGCCGCCACGTGCAGCCTCGTGCTGTTCTGCGAATACATCCCACACCCGATCACCGACTGGCTGCGAAAGAACCCGGCTGACAAAGCTGTCGCAGTCGAGCGGCAGCTTTCCGAGATCGTGACGTTCCTGCGGGATCGGAAGTTGCTGCACATGGACGGGCACTTCGGCAACATCCGCACCGACATGGAGCGGATCTATCTCAGCGACTTCGGGCTGGCCACATCGCCGCAGTTCCACCTGTCACCCACTGAACGCGACTTCACTGCACAACACCTCACGCATGACGCCGGCTACGCCGCCATGCGACTCGTCAACTGGCTGGTGACTGATGTTTGCGGAGTGCCCAGTGGCGGCCCAGTCGCCCACAACGAGTACGTGCTCCAGTGCGCCGCTGGACGCATACCGGATGACGTGCCACCGACGGTAGCCGCGATCTTGACGCGGCACGCGCCCGCCGCCGCGAAGATGGACGCCTTCTACGGGAGACTGTTCCACGGCGACCTCCACGCCGAGTACCCCGAAATATGA
- a CDS encoding copper chaperone PCu(A)C codes for MRDATRRARWYISMGLVAWTAVGCTSPAGHDEAPMAESVTIGEQWASSADMGMTSVFGTFTNSGHHDARIVSALSPAADRVELHEVTTDGAGAKTMRPKAGGVSIPAGGTHDLVPGGDHLMLMDLVAPLPPGADVTLTVEFEDGSTLPFTAQVRDFAGAGEEYHG; via the coding sequence ATGCGTGACGCGACGAGGCGGGCACGGTGGTACATCTCGATGGGGTTGGTGGCGTGGACGGCTGTTGGCTGTACGTCCCCCGCGGGTCATGACGAGGCGCCGATGGCGGAGTCCGTCACCATCGGTGAGCAGTGGGCGAGTTCGGCGGATATGGGCATGACATCGGTGTTCGGCACGTTCACGAACTCGGGTCATCACGATGCCCGCATCGTCTCGGCACTTTCACCGGCTGCCGACCGCGTGGAGCTTCACGAGGTGACCACCGACGGCGCGGGCGCAAAGACCATGCGCCCCAAGGCCGGCGGTGTGTCGATTCCGGCCGGGGGCACGCACGACCTGGTGCCCGGTGGTGATCACCTGATGCTGATGGACCTGGTGGCGCCGCTGCCACCCGGCGCCGACGTCACGCTGACGGTCGAGTTCGAGGACGGCTCGACGCTGCCCTTCACCGCGCAGGTCCGCGACTTCGCGGGCGCCGGCGAGGAATACCATGGCTGA
- a CDS encoding bifunctional 2-polyprenyl-6-hydroxyphenol methylase/3-demethylubiquinol 3-O-methyltransferase UbiG: MSAHLDRRRAGAFGSAAEEYDRYRPRYPQGLVDSLVSTSRRDRVLDVGAGTGIASVQFRDRGAQVLAVEPDPAMAKVAATKGIPVEVATFENWKAAGRQFDLVVFAQSFHWVDPQIALGKISSILTRRGRFVLLSNRITPVSPTRQELDAAYTGYLGTCERPAIDAVYDGTLMTLIRQQGYTIKRRIVTETLHYTAEAWANMVTTYSSVLTLTPEARSGLRSSLLAFIGAAGVEAENTATAILGELAERPAEPQNDTGQRDTK, translated from the coding sequence GTGTCTGCTCATCTTGATCGGCGCCGAGCCGGGGCATTTGGTTCTGCCGCCGAGGAATATGACCGTTACCGGCCGCGCTACCCTCAAGGGCTGGTTGACAGTCTGGTCAGTACCAGCCGCCGCGATCGGGTGCTCGACGTCGGTGCAGGCACCGGAATCGCTTCTGTCCAATTTCGCGATCGCGGTGCTCAGGTACTCGCCGTGGAGCCTGACCCTGCCATGGCGAAAGTAGCTGCCACCAAAGGCATCCCCGTCGAGGTAGCAACATTCGAGAACTGGAAGGCAGCGGGACGGCAGTTCGATCTCGTCGTGTTCGCCCAATCGTTCCACTGGGTCGACCCGCAGATAGCACTAGGCAAGATCTCATCCATCCTGACTCGGCGTGGCCGGTTCGTGCTGCTCTCGAATCGCATTACCCCGGTCTCCCCCACGCGCCAAGAACTCGACGCGGCCTATACCGGCTACCTCGGCACTTGCGAGCGGCCCGCCATCGACGCCGTGTACGACGGCACGTTGATGACGCTGATCCGACAGCAGGGCTACACAATCAAACGACGAATCGTCACCGAAACCCTGCACTACACCGCAGAAGCTTGGGCCAATATGGTGACCACGTACTCCAGCGTTCTGACCCTTACCCCGGAAGCACGGTCGGGGTTGCGTTCAAGCCTCCTCGCGTTCATCGGCGCGGCTGGCGTTGAGGCAGAAAACACCGCCACGGCCATTCTCGGCGAACTTGCCGAGCGCCCGGCAGAGCCGCAAAACGACACCGGGCAACGAGACACGAAGTGA
- a CDS encoding DUF6221 family protein, whose protein sequence is MNVVSFVLARIAEDERVALNSMRRSAGLTRGLSTRGLREAAFKRRLADDALRRVNWNFAQGEDGDVHAKQRVLGRLAMVYADHPDFDAHWVSDSE, encoded by the coding sequence ATGAACGTCGTGAGTTTCGTTCTTGCTCGAATAGCAGAAGATGAGCGGGTGGCGCTGAATTCAATGCGCCGCAGCGCAGGGTTGACGCGCGGTCTGTCGACGCGTGGTCTGCGTGAGGCGGCGTTCAAGCGCCGGCTCGCTGATGATGCGCTACGGCGCGTCAATTGGAACTTCGCACAGGGTGAAGACGGCGACGTCCACGCGAAGCAGCGCGTCCTTGGGCGGTTGGCCATGGTCTACGCGGATCATCCCGATTTCGATGCTCACTGGGTGAGTGACTCCGAGTAG
- a CDS encoding DUF899 family protein, translating into MIAREATYPLPAVVGRPAWQAEVDRLTEREKAHTREGDAIAAARRRLPMVEVDARIPLIGADGPVPLVDVFEGRRQLLVYLHMWHDGKPATDQCEGCTFFTGHAQELSYLHSRDVTYATFCEGPYAESARYRDFMGWTMPWYSLTEATELLAGRSVGFYACYLRDGDRVFETYWSTGRGTEAGANSYHLLDLTVYGRQETWEDSPEGWPQSYATAGQQFRLNGRPTSQWSRLAAGRSDDLSG; encoded by the coding sequence ATGATCGCGAGGGAGGCGACGTACCCGCTGCCCGCCGTCGTAGGCCGGCCAGCGTGGCAGGCCGAAGTCGATCGGCTGACCGAGCGCGAGAAGGCGCACACACGGGAGGGCGATGCCATCGCCGCGGCGAGACGACGGCTGCCGATGGTGGAGGTCGACGCCCGGATTCCGCTGATCGGGGCAGACGGACCGGTGCCATTGGTGGACGTCTTCGAGGGACGCCGACAGTTGCTCGTCTACCTGCACATGTGGCACGACGGGAAACCGGCCACCGACCAGTGCGAGGGCTGCACCTTCTTCACCGGTCATGCCCAGGAGCTGTCCTACCTGCACAGTCGCGACGTCACGTACGCGACGTTCTGTGAGGGCCCCTATGCCGAGAGCGCGCGGTATCGCGACTTCATGGGATGGACGATGCCGTGGTATTCGCTGACCGAGGCAACTGAGCTGCTCGCGGGCCGATCGGTCGGCTTCTACGCCTGCTACCTGCGCGACGGCGACCGGGTGTTCGAGACCTACTGGTCTACCGGCCGCGGCACCGAGGCGGGCGCCAACAGCTACCACCTCCTTGATCTCACCGTCTACGGGCGACAGGAGACGTGGGAGGACTCGCCGGAGGGTTGGCCACAGTCGTATGCGACTGCGGGACAACAGTTCCGGCTGAACGGTCGACCGACGTCGCAGTGGTCACGCCTGGCGGCTGGGCGCTCCGACGATCTCAGCGGCTGA
- a CDS encoding HAD family hydrolase — translation MAVLMVDLDDTLVDRPQAMREWAAQTAKHHPDDGGLAEWLVEWDCDGDAVRDRHDFLDGVRSRLGMTQSVDELLQRWPYEFGGHYRLDGATRTALRSTRRLGIPVVIVTNGVTAHQEAKLDAMGACDVVDGWVISEQVGVRKPDRRIFEVAAESVGQALDGSWMLGDNPTADIGGAAKAGLKTVWVNRYRRIWAGDVDPPPTFEHPASAIRVRGVQDVNCSGSVQVIA, via the coding sequence ATGGCTGTGCTGATGGTGGACCTAGACGACACGTTGGTCGATCGGCCGCAGGCGATGCGGGAATGGGCCGCCCAGACCGCGAAACACCACCCGGACGACGGGGGCCTTGCGGAGTGGCTTGTCGAGTGGGACTGCGACGGCGACGCCGTGCGCGACCGACACGATTTCCTTGATGGTGTGCGATCTCGGTTGGGGATGACACAGTCGGTGGACGAACTGCTCCAACGCTGGCCGTATGAATTCGGTGGCCACTACCGCCTGGACGGCGCCACCCGAACCGCTCTGCGCAGCACGCGGCGGTTAGGCATTCCGGTCGTCATCGTCACCAACGGCGTCACCGCGCATCAGGAAGCCAAACTTGATGCGATGGGTGCCTGTGACGTGGTCGACGGGTGGGTCATCTCCGAACAGGTCGGCGTACGCAAACCGGATCGGCGCATCTTCGAAGTTGCCGCCGAATCGGTGGGGCAGGCGTTGGACGGGTCCTGGATGCTGGGTGACAATCCCACAGCGGACATCGGCGGCGCCGCGAAAGCCGGGCTGAAAACGGTTTGGGTCAACAGGTACCGCCGGATCTGGGCGGGCGATGTTGATCCGCCACCGACGTTCGAGCATCCGGCGTCGGCGATTCGAGTACGCGGCGTCCAAGATGTCAACTGCAGCGGCAGCGTCCAGGTCATAGCCTGA
- a CDS encoding S9 family peptidase gives MAERIRFPSTTGPELAGVIEPPSGELRGWGVFAHGFTLGKDCPAANRMCKQLASEGVGMLRFDNLGLGDSDGDWGDGSFSHKVADTVRAVEVMNASGREVRLLVGHSFGGAAAIAAAHHCDTVAAVVSVGAPYDPAHVERNYDALIHRIEADGEAPFPVGGKALTLKRHFVEDVRAADLTELIRTLRRALLVMHSPTDNTVGIANASEIFRTARHPRSFVSLEGADHLLTGKNQAARAARIISAWVDPYL, from the coding sequence GTGGCCGAGCGCATCAGGTTTCCCAGCACGACGGGCCCCGAGCTGGCGGGTGTCATCGAACCGCCGAGTGGGGAACTCCGTGGCTGGGGTGTCTTCGCCCACGGGTTCACCCTCGGCAAGGACTGCCCTGCGGCGAACCGGATGTGCAAACAGCTCGCGAGCGAGGGCGTCGGAATGCTGCGCTTCGACAACCTCGGGCTGGGCGACTCCGACGGTGACTGGGGCGACGGTTCGTTCTCGCACAAGGTCGCCGACACCGTGCGCGCAGTGGAGGTGATGAACGCGTCGGGCCGCGAGGTGCGACTGCTCGTCGGGCACTCCTTCGGCGGGGCAGCGGCGATCGCCGCAGCCCACCACTGCGACACCGTCGCCGCGGTGGTCAGCGTCGGCGCGCCCTACGACCCCGCCCACGTCGAACGCAACTACGACGCGCTGATCCACCGGATCGAGGCCGACGGTGAGGCACCCTTCCCCGTCGGTGGCAAGGCCCTGACACTCAAGCGGCACTTCGTCGAGGACGTCCGTGCCGCCGATCTGACGGAGCTGATCCGCACGTTGCGCCGTGCGCTGCTGGTGATGCACTCACCGACCGACAACACCGTGGGCATCGCGAACGCCAGCGAGATCTTCCGAACCGCACGGCACCCAAGGAGTTTCGTCTCACTCGAGGGGGCCGACCACCTGCTCACCGGCAAAAACCAGGCCGCCCGGGCAGCCAGAATCATCAGCGCCTGGGTGGATCCCTATCTGTGA
- a CDS encoding Dyp-type peroxidase: MADPARRGFAVNRRRLLAGSAAALAAGAAVTQCGAARSATAVDGFGSRTEPFFGAHQSGVATQPQAHALFIGLDLTPQAHRSRRETLAAVLKLWSSDADRLTQGMPALADTEPELARRPARLTVTVGLGPGVFDSIGLGARRPASVAELPSFTTDRLEPRWCGGDLLLQLCADDPAVIAHASRVLLKNVRALTSQRWRQSGFRNAHGADQSGTSMRNLMGQVDGTVNIRDSAGLDRNVWDDGTTQPWFAGGTVLVLRRIRAEMDTWDELDRASKEFTVGRRLDTGAPLTGRLESDEPDLSVTANGIPVIPPNAHIALARHRTADEQFLRRPYNYDDPPGTGQTTDSGLIFAVYQRNPAAQFTPVQQRLAAADALNRWITTIGSAVFAILPGASDGGYLGQSLLEGSG, translated from the coding sequence ATGGCTGACCCGGCGCGACGCGGGTTCGCGGTCAACCGGCGCAGGCTGCTCGCCGGGAGTGCCGCCGCACTGGCCGCGGGCGCTGCCGTGACCCAGTGTGGTGCCGCCCGATCCGCCACGGCGGTAGACGGTTTCGGTAGTCGGACTGAACCGTTCTTCGGCGCGCATCAGAGTGGTGTCGCCACGCAGCCGCAGGCGCACGCGCTGTTCATTGGGCTCGACTTGACACCTCAGGCTCACCGCAGCCGGCGTGAGACGCTCGCCGCGGTACTGAAACTGTGGAGTTCGGATGCCGATCGGCTGACTCAGGGCATGCCCGCCCTGGCCGACACCGAGCCCGAGCTCGCACGGCGTCCCGCTCGGCTCACAGTCACGGTCGGCCTCGGCCCGGGCGTGTTCGACAGCATTGGCCTCGGCGCTCGGCGACCCGCATCGGTCGCCGAGCTGCCGAGCTTCACCACCGACCGCCTCGAGCCTCGGTGGTGCGGGGGCGATCTGCTGTTACAGCTCTGCGCGGACGATCCCGCCGTCATCGCCCACGCCAGCCGGGTTCTGCTCAAGAACGTGCGCGCGCTGACGTCACAACGGTGGCGGCAGAGCGGCTTTCGCAACGCTCACGGAGCCGACCAGTCCGGCACCTCGATGCGCAACCTGATGGGTCAGGTCGACGGCACCGTCAACATCCGCGACTCGGCGGGGCTGGATCGCAACGTGTGGGACGACGGGACCACCCAGCCCTGGTTCGCCGGCGGCACCGTGCTGGTGTTGCGGCGCATCCGCGCCGAGATGGACACCTGGGATGAACTGGATCGCGCAAGCAAAGAGTTCACCGTCGGCCGGCGACTCGACACCGGCGCGCCGTTGACCGGCCGACTCGAGTCCGACGAACCCGATCTCTCCGTCACTGCGAACGGGATTCCCGTCATTCCACCCAATGCGCACATCGCTCTGGCGCGGCACCGCACCGCCGACGAGCAGTTCCTGCGCAGGCCCTACAACTACGACGATCCCCCGGGCACGGGTCAGACGACCGACAGCGGTCTGATATTCGCTGTGTACCAACGGAACCCCGCGGCGCAGTTCACACCGGTGCAGCAGCGGCTCGCGGCAGCCGATGCGCTCAACCGCTGGATCACCACGATCGGTTCGGCCGTCTTCGCGATACTGCCCGGTGCCAGCGACGGCGGCTACCTCGGTCAGTCGCTACTGGAGGGATCGGGGTGA
- a CDS encoding maleylpyruvate isomerase family mycothiol-dependent enzyme, protein MVNRSEVWPIVHAERARLVADLRCIPDTAWATPSLCDGWNVHDVVAHLVDSAKTSRFGFIARMIRARLDFDRDNDLGVRRRRADDPRTTLEALRAVSDWTLTPPAPLATRLVEAFVHGEDIRRPLGIAAAYPLHAVVTALTYQARTGAVMGGGRERIDGLRLVATDSALTFGQGPQVRGRSIDLLMAVSGRPVPVDALDGPGAAMLVGSV, encoded by the coding sequence ATGGTGAACCGATCGGAGGTGTGGCCAATAGTGCACGCCGAACGCGCACGGCTGGTGGCGGACCTGCGGTGCATTCCCGACACGGCGTGGGCGACACCGTCGCTGTGTGACGGCTGGAACGTGCACGACGTCGTGGCACACCTCGTGGACAGTGCGAAGACATCGCGGTTCGGCTTCATCGCGCGGATGATTCGGGCGCGCTTGGACTTCGACCGCGACAACGATCTCGGCGTTCGTCGACGGCGGGCCGATGACCCGCGCACGACACTCGAGGCGTTGCGCGCGGTGTCCGACTGGACGCTGACGCCTCCGGCCCCGTTGGCGACGCGTCTCGTCGAGGCATTCGTCCACGGTGAGGACATCCGGCGGCCCCTCGGGATCGCGGCCGCCTACCCGCTGCACGCGGTGGTGACGGCCCTGACCTACCAGGCCAGGACGGGTGCGGTGATGGGCGGCGGACGCGAGCGCATCGATGGCCTCCGTCTGGTCGCCACCGACTCGGCACTGACGTTTGGACAGGGACCGCAGGTGAGGGGACGGTCGATCGATCTCCTCATGGCAGTCTCCGGCCGGCCGGTCCCCGTCGACGCGCTCGACGGTCCGGGCGCCGCGATGCTCGTCGGGTCGGTTTGA
- a CDS encoding glycosyltransferase — translation MSRILLPRPGEPLDVRKLYIEESDTNARRAHAPTRMTLEIGTESEVSFATYFNAFPASYWRRWSILESVVLRVELTGSARIDVYRSKATGARITVAGSKVSSEDSDQPAVVEFEVGLDPFEDGGWIWFDITTDSKVTVHSAGWYAPVAAPGRAHVAVGIPTFNRPSDAVSALATLASDPLVNEVITAVIVSDQGTSKAKHHPDFAAAAAALGDRLTIHDQPNLGGSGGYSRVMYEALKNTDCEQILFMDDDIRIEPDSILRALAFNRFSKIPTLVGGQMLNLQEPSHLHVMGEMIDSTNFMWSGAVNTEYDHDFAKYPLADDDQYRSRLLHRRVDVDFNGWWMCMIPRRVAEGLGQPLPLFIKWDDVEYGLRARQYGYPTVSLPGAAVWHMAWSDKDDAIDWQSYFHLRNRLVVAALHWDGSVSGLVANHLKATIKHLLCLEYSTVAIQYKAMDDFLAGPEHIFSILESALPAVRKMRSQFPDAVVLPSATSLPTPSDKRWRKKVSIPIGPVAILWRLGRGVVHQLTTHDPAHHERPQINIATQDARWFSLSRVDGVTVTTADGRGVVYRQRDRDKMFELLRESLKRQLLLFRNFNRMRNVYRGAHAQLSSRTTWKSAVFDELVEPARR, via the coding sequence TTGTCCCGCATTCTCTTGCCCCGACCGGGTGAGCCGCTCGACGTTCGCAAGCTCTATATAGAGGAATCGGACACCAACGCCCGCCGCGCGCATGCGCCCACCAGGATGACGCTGGAGATCGGCACCGAATCCGAGGTGTCGTTCGCGACGTACTTCAACGCCTTCCCTGCCAGTTACTGGCGCCGGTGGTCGATCCTGGAATCGGTGGTGCTGCGTGTCGAGCTGACCGGTAGCGCGCGGATCGACGTCTACCGATCCAAGGCCACGGGCGCGCGGATCACGGTCGCGGGCAGCAAGGTGTCGAGCGAGGACTCGGACCAGCCTGCAGTCGTCGAGTTCGAGGTCGGTCTCGACCCGTTCGAGGACGGTGGCTGGATCTGGTTCGACATCACCACCGACAGCAAGGTGACGGTGCACAGCGCGGGCTGGTACGCGCCGGTGGCCGCCCCGGGCCGGGCCCACGTGGCCGTCGGCATCCCAACGTTCAATCGGCCGTCGGATGCCGTCAGCGCGCTGGCGACCCTGGCGTCGGATCCGCTGGTGAATGAGGTGATCACCGCGGTGATCGTGTCCGATCAGGGCACCAGCAAGGCGAAGCACCACCCCGACTTCGCCGCGGCCGCGGCCGCCCTCGGGGACCGGCTGACGATTCACGATCAACCGAACCTGGGTGGCTCGGGCGGTTACAGCCGGGTGATGTACGAGGCGTTGAAGAACACCGACTGCGAACAGATCCTGTTCATGGACGACGACATCCGCATCGAGCCCGACTCGATCCTGCGGGCGCTGGCGTTCAACCGCTTCTCCAAGATCCCGACGCTGGTCGGTGGTCAGATGCTCAACCTGCAGGAGCCGTCACATCTGCACGTAATGGGCGAGATGATCGATTCCACGAACTTCATGTGGTCAGGCGCAGTGAACACCGAATACGACCACGACTTCGCCAAGTACCCACTTGCCGACGACGACCAGTACAGGAGCAGGCTGCTGCACCGCCGCGTCGACGTCGACTTCAACGGTTGGTGGATGTGCATGATCCCGCGTCGGGTCGCCGAGGGGCTCGGTCAGCCGCTGCCGCTGTTCATCAAGTGGGACGACGTCGAGTACGGCCTGCGCGCCAGGCAATACGGTTATCCCACGGTGTCGTTGCCGGGTGCCGCGGTCTGGCACATGGCGTGGAGCGACAAGGACGACGCCATCGACTGGCAGTCCTACTTCCACTTGCGCAACCGGTTGGTGGTGGCCGCGCTGCACTGGGACGGCAGCGTCTCGGGCCTGGTCGCCAACCATCTAAAGGCGACGATCAAACATCTTCTGTGCCTTGAATATTCGACGGTTGCCATCCAGTACAAGGCGATGGACGACTTCCTCGCCGGACCCGAGCACATCTTCTCCATCCTGGAGTCCGCGCTGCCCGCGGTGCGCAAAATGCGCTCGCAGTTCCCCGACGCGGTGGTGCTGCCCAGCGCGACCTCGCTGCCGACCCCGTCGGACAAGCGGTGGCGCAAGAAGGTGTCGATCCCCATTGGACCGGTCGCGATCTTGTGGCGCCTCGGCCGCGGGGTGGTGCACCAGCTCACCACGCACGACCCCGCGCACCACGAGCGCCCGCAGATCAACATCGCCACCCAGGACGCCCGGTGGTTCTCGCTGTCGCGGGTCGACGGCGTCACCGTCACCACGGCCGACGGCCGCGGCGTCGTCTACCGCCAGCGCGACCGCGACAAGATGTTCGAGCTGCTGCGCGAATCGCTCAAGCGCCAACTGCTGCTTTTCCGCAATTTCAACCGGATGCGCAACGTCTACCGGGGCGCTCACGCACAGCTGTCCAGTCGGACCACCTGGAAGAGTGCCGTTTTCGACGAACTAGTCGAACCAGCCCGCAGATAA
- a CDS encoding metallophosphoesterase: MTTSKQTNRNGFPNLEKQDNTSELKRTRPDAVAAAPTTTPEPAPEPAPAVNRRVFIARASAVAAGAASVGLVAAGAANALGPPDLLRVPVRLRRLDPAFNGFRIAVVSDVHLGPLSGRAHTERIVRMINEAEPDLVAIVGDLVDGTVEQLGAAAEPLRDLNSREGTFFVTGNHEYFVDDTSSWLRELERLGVQPLQNENTAIRRGGAAFDLVGVNDIAGDSRSTPPDFERALTGVDLSGPTVLLAHQPVQVVDAAARGVDLQLSGHTHGGQMWPFHYVVGAVQPSLAGLSTVGDTQLYVSRGAGFWGPPVRVGAPPDISVLTLQSDA, from the coding sequence TTGACGACGTCGAAACAGACCAATCGCAACGGTTTCCCAAATCTAGAGAAGCAGGACAACACATCGGAGCTGAAGCGCACGCGACCCGACGCCGTCGCGGCTGCCCCGACGACCACGCCCGAGCCGGCCCCCGAGCCCGCGCCTGCGGTGAACCGGCGGGTCTTCATCGCGCGAGCCAGCGCTGTCGCCGCGGGCGCGGCGTCGGTGGGTCTGGTCGCCGCCGGTGCCGCCAATGCCCTCGGTCCACCGGACCTGTTGAGGGTGCCGGTACGACTGCGCAGGCTCGATCCGGCGTTCAACGGATTCCGGATCGCCGTGGTGTCCGATGTACACCTCGGTCCGTTGTCTGGCCGCGCGCACACTGAGCGAATCGTCAGGATGATCAACGAGGCCGAGCCGGACCTCGTGGCGATCGTGGGGGATCTGGTCGACGGCACCGTCGAGCAGCTCGGTGCAGCCGCGGAACCGTTGCGGGACTTGAACTCCCGTGAGGGGACGTTCTTCGTCACCGGTAACCACGAGTACTTCGTCGACGACACGTCCTCCTGGCTGCGCGAGCTGGAGCGGCTCGGCGTGCAGCCACTGCAGAACGAGAACACCGCGATCCGGCGCGGTGGCGCCGCGTTCGACCTGGTCGGCGTCAACGACATCGCGGGCGACTCGCGATCAACTCCACCCGACTTCGAGCGAGCGTTGACCGGAGTGGATCTCTCGGGGCCAACAGTCCTGCTCGCACACCAACCGGTTCAGGTGGTTGACGCCGCCGCACGCGGGGTGGACCTGCAACTGTCCGGGCACACCCACGGTGGACAGATGTGGCCGTTCCACTACGTCGTCGGCGCTGTCCAGCCGTCCCTTGCCGGGCTGTCAACGGTGGGCGACACTCAGCTCTACGTCTCGCGGGGTGCAGGGTTCTGGGGGCCACCGGTCCGGGTCGGCGCGCCCCCGGACATCTCGGTGTTGACCCTTCAGTCCGACGCGTAG
- a CDS encoding pyridoxamine 5'-phosphate oxidase family protein, which yields MAKMNADEREAFLADLHVGVVAVERQDRAPLAVPIWYGYQPGGEVLLWTDAGTVKEKLIRAAGRFAISVQVETPPYRYVTAEGPVTGIEPAEDATVRAIAIRYLGEEEGNAFTDENLGSNSVIIRMRPEQWLSTDYSKD from the coding sequence ATGGCGAAGATGAACGCCGACGAGCGCGAAGCGTTCCTTGCGGATCTACACGTAGGTGTGGTCGCGGTGGAGCGGCAGGACCGGGCGCCGTTGGCGGTGCCCATCTGGTACGGCTACCAGCCCGGCGGCGAGGTGCTGCTGTGGACCGACGCCGGAACCGTCAAGGAGAAGTTGATCCGGGCCGCCGGACGATTCGCGATCTCGGTCCAGGTGGAGACGCCGCCATATCGCTATGTCACCGCGGAGGGGCCGGTCACGGGGATCGAACCCGCCGAGGACGCGACGGTGCGCGCGATCGCGATCCGCTATCTCGGTGAGGAGGAGGGCAACGCCTTCACCGACGAGAACCTCGGGTCGAACTCCGTCATCATCCGGATGCGCCCGGAGCAGTGGCTGAGCACCGACTACTCCAAGGACTAA
- a CDS encoding PASTA domain-containing protein, with the protein MRRGIAAITVATALLSTGCAVEGTAQVAIRVIPDVIGMLEQDALHVLSEQGPWPYVLRSEISDTVMPTKVISVGPAPGTPWPLTMVIDVVLSSGPLQGP; encoded by the coding sequence ATGAGACGGGGAATTGCTGCGATCACCGTGGCGACGGCACTGCTCAGTACTGGGTGCGCCGTCGAGGGAACAGCTCAGGTAGCCATTCGCGTCATTCCGGATGTCATTGGAATGCTCGAGCAGGATGCCCTGCATGTGCTGTCCGAACAGGGACCGTGGCCCTATGTGTTGAGGTCGGAGATCAGCGATACCGTGATGCCAACCAAGGTGATCAGCGTCGGACCAGCACCGGGAACCCCTTGGCCGCTGACGATGGTGATTGACGTAGTCCTGTCGTCGGGTCCACTGCAGGGCCCGTAG